A single genomic interval of Bradyrhizobium sp. AZCC 1693 harbors:
- a CDS encoding S1 family peptidase yields MRILLRMIASLALLLSVPAYAIVGGGAPSADGVARAIVTIVGSRGNFCTGALIAPKLVLSAAHCVQPGADYKIVEYGADRQPSLQDVKAVAIHPGFNMQAMSGHRATADVALLLLAAPPKGKTPAALGSPDIPINVGSRFSIAGIGVTVRGDGKSGGTIRVAGLVATGKPGTLQIRLVDPVSQGTRDGLGACTGDSGGPVFEDKESGPVIVGVVSWSTGPNGSAGCGSMTGVTPLTLHRDWVVQTAQKWGAGL; encoded by the coding sequence ATGCGAATCCTGCTTCGGATGATTGCCAGCCTTGCTTTGCTGCTATCCGTTCCCGCGTACGCCATCGTCGGCGGCGGTGCGCCGTCGGCGGACGGCGTGGCCCGTGCGATCGTTACCATCGTCGGCTCGCGCGGTAATTTTTGCACCGGCGCGTTGATCGCGCCGAAACTGGTGCTGAGCGCGGCGCACTGCGTGCAGCCCGGCGCGGACTACAAGATCGTCGAATATGGCGCGGACCGGCAGCCGTCTTTGCAGGACGTCAAGGCGGTCGCCATTCATCCCGGCTTCAACATGCAGGCGATGTCGGGACATCGCGCGACGGCGGATGTCGCGTTGCTGCTATTGGCGGCGCCGCCCAAGGGCAAGACGCCGGCCGCGCTCGGATCGCCCGATATCCCGATCAACGTCGGCAGCCGTTTTAGCATCGCGGGCATCGGCGTGACCGTGCGCGGCGACGGCAAAAGCGGCGGCACCATCCGCGTCGCCGGCCTGGTCGCGACGGGGAAGCCCGGCACGCTGCAGATCCGGCTGGTCGATCCTGTCAGCCAAGGCACGCGAGACGGGCTCGGCGCCTGCACCGGTGATTCCGGCGGGCCGGTGTTCGAAGACAAGGAAAGCGGCCCCGTCATCGTCGGCGTGGTGAGCTGGTCGACCGGGCCGAACGGCTCGGCTGGTTGCGGCAGCATGACTGGTGTCACGCCGCTGACGCTCCACCGGGATTGGGTCGTGCAGACGGCGCAGAAGTGGGGTGCGGGGTTGTAA
- a CDS encoding class GN sortase — protein MPRFILPLLLALIGLILFGQGAYIHAKALVAQVLLERAFQKTIATGHETKPWSWADTWPVARIEVKRIHARAIALAGTSGQALAFGPGHVERTPDAGERGVAVYSAHRDTHFAFLKNVVAGDEINVTRSDGKQFHYRVDATSVVRFDASGIDPFADGHQLVLSTCWPFDALTQGPERYLVHATMIGPGPHPH, from the coding sequence ATGCCCCGCTTCATCCTCCCGCTCTTACTCGCCCTCATCGGCCTGATCCTGTTCGGCCAGGGGGCCTACATCCACGCCAAGGCGCTGGTTGCACAGGTGCTGCTGGAGCGGGCCTTTCAGAAAACCATCGCCACCGGACACGAGACAAAGCCGTGGTCATGGGCAGATACATGGCCGGTCGCCCGCATCGAAGTGAAGCGGATCCATGCCCGCGCCATCGCACTCGCCGGCACCAGCGGCCAGGCACTCGCCTTCGGCCCGGGCCACGTCGAACGGACGCCCGATGCTGGCGAGCGCGGCGTCGCCGTCTATTCGGCGCATCGCGACACGCATTTCGCCTTCCTGAAAAACGTCGTCGCCGGCGACGAGATCAACGTGACGCGAAGCGATGGCAAGCAATTCCATTACCGGGTGGATGCCACCTCGGTCGTGCGCTTCGATGCTTCCGGCATCGATCCGTTCGCAGACGGACATCAACTGGTGCTGTCGACCTGCTGGCCGTTCGACGCGCTGACGCAGGGGCCCGAGCGCTATCTCGTTCACGCCACCATGATTGGCCCCGGACCCCATCCGCACTGA
- a CDS encoding acetate--CoA ligase family protein: MDQVSTASHQAAKWSPSPEASDIVKSIHAMLHPRNIVLVGATDKPGNYAERIWNNLIKYKYEGGLFPVNAKRETIWGVPCYKDFASLPEKPDHVLVLVPARFAVQVIRDAAATGARSATIVTSGFSELQDEESQRLALELKEAVRETGLAVTGPNCLGNLSAGEKLFTNIDDRIVTMEAGPVAIAGQSGAIVMAIRQTLEDRGVGVGYMVTTGNETGLETPDLMAYFAADPSIRVIVVYLEGVRNTKVFREACKAARAAGKPVIALKLGASEGGRAAAMAHTGALAGSIETFDAISTREGVIRVRGLDELIETTECFVHADPPKGNHLAAVSLSGGKRGLLIDAFYSAGLNFAPLSPNATAQLAEMLGPGSIVGNPLDAGFAAVVDPSVYMNSIKIMIDDPDTDIVIIDAELPKAPHELRERNLRIVNEMAGAASKPVVYISAMSIGFTEFTKALRKSLPNIAVMQGLDRAVGAIKSLIEYSSLRKEVPDIKSSSKASARAMLEKALKNANGAAALDEVASKKLLKAYGIPVSKEEIAQTAAEAVKIAKKIGFPVVAKVVSADILHKSDIGGVVLNLNSAAEVKKAFNDITARVKKIKSRPKLEGILIAQQVKADLELVVGASLDAEMGPVVLFGTGGVDIELMKDVALAGAPLDEAEAKQLIAKTKAGVKMKGYRGKPALHEASALKALVGLSNLMADAGNRIASIDVNPFLINSKVGVAADGLIVLNNEAANKAAKH, from the coding sequence ATGGATCAGGTCAGCACCGCATCGCATCAAGCCGCAAAATGGTCGCCCTCGCCTGAAGCCAGCGACATCGTCAAAAGCATCCATGCGATGCTGCACCCGCGCAACATCGTGCTGGTCGGCGCTACCGACAAGCCCGGCAACTATGCCGAGCGCATCTGGAACAATCTGATCAAGTACAAGTACGAAGGCGGGCTGTTTCCGGTCAACGCCAAGCGCGAAACGATCTGGGGCGTGCCCTGCTACAAGGATTTCGCCAGCCTGCCGGAAAAGCCCGACCATGTGCTGGTGCTGGTGCCGGCGCGTTTCGCGGTGCAGGTGATCCGTGACGCCGCAGCGACCGGCGCGCGCTCCGCCACCATCGTCACCTCTGGCTTCAGCGAGTTACAGGACGAGGAAAGCCAGCGGCTGGCGCTCGAACTGAAGGAAGCGGTGCGCGAGACCGGCCTTGCCGTCACCGGCCCGAACTGCCTCGGCAATCTGAGCGCAGGCGAAAAGCTGTTCACCAATATCGACGACCGTATCGTCACCATGGAAGCAGGTCCGGTGGCGATTGCCGGGCAATCCGGCGCGATCGTGATGGCGATCCGCCAGACGCTGGAAGATCGCGGCGTCGGTGTCGGCTACATGGTCACGACCGGCAATGAGACCGGCCTCGAGACGCCGGACCTGATGGCCTATTTCGCCGCCGATCCCTCGATCCGCGTCATCGTGGTCTATCTCGAAGGCGTCCGGAATACGAAGGTGTTTCGCGAGGCATGCAAGGCTGCACGCGCCGCCGGCAAGCCGGTCATCGCGCTGAAACTCGGCGCCTCCGAGGGCGGCCGCGCCGCCGCGATGGCGCATACCGGCGCGCTCGCTGGCTCCATCGAAACGTTCGACGCGATCTCGACGCGCGAAGGCGTCATACGCGTCCGCGGGCTCGACGAGTTGATCGAGACCACCGAATGCTTCGTGCATGCCGATCCGCCGAAAGGTAATCATCTCGCGGCGGTGTCGCTGTCGGGTGGAAAGCGTGGCCTCTTGATCGACGCGTTCTATTCGGCCGGGCTGAATTTCGCGCCGCTGAGCCCGAATGCGACGGCGCAACTGGCAGAAATGCTCGGCCCCGGCAGCATCGTCGGCAATCCGCTCGACGCCGGCTTCGCCGCGGTGGTTGATCCGTCCGTCTACATGAACTCGATCAAGATCATGATCGACGATCCCGATACCGACATCGTCATCATCGACGCCGAACTGCCGAAGGCGCCGCATGAACTGCGCGAACGCAATCTTCGGATCGTCAACGAGATGGCCGGCGCCGCAAGCAAGCCCGTCGTCTACATCAGTGCGATGTCGATCGGGTTCACCGAGTTCACCAAGGCCTTGCGCAAATCGCTGCCGAACATCGCGGTCATGCAGGGCCTCGACCGCGCGGTCGGCGCGATCAAATCGCTGATTGAATATTCGTCATTGCGCAAGGAAGTGCCGGATATCAAATCGAGTTCGAAGGCTTCGGCGCGCGCGATGTTGGAGAAGGCGCTCAAGAACGCCAACGGCGCCGCGGCGCTCGACGAGGTCGCCTCGAAGAAGTTGCTCAAGGCGTACGGCATTCCGGTTTCAAAGGAAGAGATCGCGCAGACGGCCGCCGAGGCGGTGAAAATCGCCAAGAAGATCGGTTTTCCCGTCGTGGCCAAAGTGGTCAGCGCCGACATCCTGCACAAGTCAGACATCGGCGGCGTGGTGCTGAACCTCAACAGCGCCGCCGAAGTGAAAAAGGCGTTCAACGACATCACCGCGCGGGTCAAGAAGATCAAGAGCAGGCCGAAGCTCGAAGGCATCCTGATCGCGCAGCAGGTCAAGGCCGACCTCGAACTCGTGGTAGGCGCGTCGCTCGACGCCGAGATGGGACCGGTGGTGCTGTTCGGCACCGGCGGCGTCGATATCGAACTGATGAAGGATGTCGCGCTCGCCGGCGCCCCGCTGGACGAGGCGGAGGCAAAGCAATTGATCGCCAAGACCAAGGCCGGCGTGAAGATGAAGGGCTATCGCGGCAAGCCGGCGCTGCACGAGGCTTCCGCCTTGAAGGCGCTGGTCGGCCTCTCCAACCTGATGGCCGACGCCGGCAACCGCATCGCCTCGATCGACGTGAACCCATTTTTGATCAACAGCAAGGTCGGCGTCGCCGCCGACGGCCTGATCGTGCTGAACAACGAAGCAGCGAACAAGGCGGCGAAGCATTAG
- a CDS encoding helix-turn-helix domain-containing protein, with amino-acid sequence MPTPDKQLSAEQSRQIADTIREEIARRRISRQSLAELAKLSLSTLEKVLGGRRPFTLATTVRLEQALGVSLRKTPEAPAPAAAVNGEVAPDGLGAYSRRAVAWIEGTYVTVRPSFGDKDAIFAYRTEITWDPAASSLVFHESERQDAAFTQFGEVAVPNQSRHIYLVTNRHGQHRLITVAHLAISGEMYGIITTLLAGRGSLLTPIAAPIAYLPIKMVALPTFGRVSSDDPNYSLYRQHLRRTTDESFALFLPG; translated from the coding sequence ATGCCGACGCCGGACAAGCAGCTTTCCGCCGAGCAGAGCCGGCAGATCGCCGACACCATTCGTGAGGAAATCGCGCGTCGCCGCATCTCCCGGCAATCCCTGGCCGAACTCGCAAAACTCAGCCTCTCGACCCTTGAGAAGGTGCTGGGTGGCCGCCGTCCGTTCACGCTCGCCACCACCGTCCGGCTCGAGCAGGCGCTCGGCGTCTCCTTGCGCAAGACACCGGAGGCGCCGGCGCCCGCCGCCGCCGTTAACGGCGAGGTCGCGCCCGATGGTTTGGGCGCCTATTCGCGCCGCGCGGTGGCCTGGATCGAGGGAACCTACGTCACGGTGCGTCCCTCGTTCGGCGACAAGGACGCGATCTTCGCCTACCGCACCGAGATCACCTGGGATCCGGCGGCGTCTTCGCTGGTGTTTCACGAAAGCGAGCGGCAGGACGCGGCCTTCACCCAGTTCGGCGAGGTGGCGGTGCCGAACCAGTCGAGACATATCTATCTCGTCACCAACCGGCACGGCCAGCATCGCCTGATCACAGTGGCGCACCTGGCGATTTCGGGCGAGATGTACGGGATCATCACGACGCTGCTCGCGGGTCGCGGCTCGTTGCTGACGCCGATCGCGGCACCAATCGCGTATTTGCCGATCAAAATGGTGGCTCTTCCGACCTTTGGCAGGGTTTCGTCCGACGATCCCAATTATTCGCTGTACCGCCAGCATTTGCGGCGGACGACTGATGAATCCTTCGCGCTATTCCTGCCGGGATAG
- a CDS encoding IS110 family transposase has product MPGARCTRGLVCNRHKKYAHEHTGQRRHPTFPAQWLYGLYRALVSAKSARICERAAQTNRPSLDLSPFALKGLESLSGSEGQIRCLPQPEQLHGLRARTEQGREWMMAQNEVVVVGVDVAKDKVDACIRSLSQRQTFPSTAEGRHALIRWLRKHKVGKAAMEASGGYEQDWAKALREARIEVRIVDPKRVRSFARSAGRLAKNDPIDAEMIAWFAETFTDAPGQAFDAARERLVKIVNARQGLLDLQTSLKNSGEHSVPDVVQKMQARLLKKIAVEVAKLETAISAMVKATAHFAELAEIIESVPGLGKITSAGLIATMPELGQVNDNIAAALLGVAPYDDDSGQRRGNRHIKGGRRKARNLFYMPCMGAATQHNPVLKAFYDRLIAKGKEPKVALTACMRKLIVILNTMIARRQKWDANRYKPSDPARLPPSACPA; this is encoded by the coding sequence ATGCCGGGTGCACGCTGCACCCGCGGTCTCGTGTGCAATAGACACAAAAAATACGCACACGAGCATACAGGGCAGCGGAGGCATCCGACATTCCCTGCGCAATGGCTTTACGGCTTATATCGTGCTCTTGTGTCCGCAAAATCTGCCAGAATATGCGAACGGGCGGCTCAGACCAACCGCCCGTCGCTGGATCTGAGCCCGTTCGCGCTCAAAGGCCTTGAGAGCCTGTCGGGGAGCGAGGGACAGATCCGGTGTCTTCCTCAACCCGAACAGTTGCATGGGCTGCGAGCCCGAACCGAGCAAGGAAGGGAGTGGATGATGGCACAAAATGAGGTCGTTGTCGTCGGTGTTGATGTGGCCAAGGACAAGGTGGATGCATGCATTCGCTCGCTGTCTCAACGGCAGACGTTCCCGAGCACCGCAGAGGGGCGGCACGCATTGATCCGCTGGCTTCGCAAACACAAGGTCGGCAAGGCAGCCATGGAGGCTTCCGGCGGTTATGAGCAGGACTGGGCCAAGGCGCTGCGCGAGGCCCGCATCGAAGTCCGGATCGTTGACCCGAAGCGGGTGCGCAGCTTCGCCCGCTCGGCCGGACGCCTCGCCAAGAACGATCCGATCGATGCGGAGATGATCGCCTGGTTCGCCGAGACCTTCACCGACGCGCCGGGCCAGGCCTTCGACGCGGCACGCGAGAGGCTGGTCAAGATCGTCAATGCGCGCCAGGGACTGCTCGATCTGCAGACCAGCTTGAAAAACAGTGGCGAGCATTCTGTGCCGGACGTCGTGCAGAAAATGCAGGCGCGGCTCTTGAAGAAGATTGCCGTCGAAGTCGCCAAGCTCGAGACCGCGATCTCCGCCATGGTCAAAGCGACGGCGCATTTTGCCGAGCTCGCCGAGATCATCGAGAGCGTGCCGGGACTTGGTAAGATCACGTCCGCCGGACTGATCGCGACGATGCCGGAACTGGGCCAGGTGAACGACAATATCGCCGCGGCCTTGCTGGGGGTAGCACCTTACGATGACGATAGCGGCCAACGGCGGGGCAACCGCCACATCAAGGGCGGGCGCCGCAAGGCCCGCAACCTCTTCTACATGCCTTGCATGGGAGCTGCGACCCAGCACAACCCCGTGCTCAAGGCGTTCTATGATCGCCTGATCGCCAAGGGAAAGGAGCCGAAGGTTGCGCTCACCGCCTGTATGCGCAAGCTCATCGTCATCCTCAACACCATGATCGCGCGACGCCAAAAATGGGACGCCAACCGTTACAAACCGAGCGACCCCGCTCGGCTTCCGCCGAGCGCATGCCCAGCCTAA
- a CDS encoding marine proteobacterial sortase target protein: MTTCDEIEADKPSEQPNLIRLVLFFVMQGVAVILFGFAALFLSFEPVWSAERVQAALVKPGEARSGSLLLKTDDGYADASRLGIDVDLTVSGPTVRARVTQIFRNPTQDWVEAVYVYPLPSGGAVDTLKMVIGDRVVVGDIKERQQAKIIYDQAKQNGQKAALTEQERPNIFTNSAANIGPGETVLVQIEYQEPVQQSGNEFSLRVPMVVAPRYNPAPVVQSVDFRPDGGGWGSAKSDPVPDRDRISPEVLDPATNAPVNPTRITVRLQAGFPLGEVKSHHHAIKTEKPDANTSILRLAEGPVPADRDFELTWKPAAEKAPSVGLFRERVGDSDYLLAFVTPPSVEQVQQKPLPREVIFVIDNSGSMGGVSIIQAKASLTYALGRLQPGDRFNVIRFDHTMDVLFPAAVPADREHIGRATSFVDALQANGGTEMVPAMRAALSDNAGDASYVRQVVFLTDGAIGNEQQLFETINALRGRSRIFMVGIGSAPNTYLMTRAAELGRGTFTHIGSVEQVEERMRGLFSKLENPAVTNLTAKFSDATADITPVAIPDVYRDEPLILAAKLDKLAGSVEIKGRIGDRPWVVTLPLANAAEGKGLSKLWARRKIADAEVARTTRQASPEDADKAILALAIEHQLVTRLTSLVAVDKTPSRPEGAQLKISELPINLPAGWDFEKVFGERPRAPVTPTERRADIEQARVQIAALKRAQPVVTQAPSTVTLPRTATDAELKMIAGVILLTVSLILFVFTRRQMSLR, translated from the coding sequence ATGACGACATGCGACGAAATTGAGGCCGACAAACCCAGCGAACAGCCCAACCTGATCAGGCTGGTGCTGTTCTTTGTGATGCAGGGCGTAGCCGTAATCCTGTTCGGGTTTGCGGCATTATTTTTGAGCTTCGAGCCGGTCTGGTCGGCGGAGCGTGTTCAGGCAGCCTTGGTCAAGCCCGGCGAGGCGCGCTCCGGCTCGCTGCTGCTCAAGACGGACGATGGCTACGCCGATGCCTCGCGCCTCGGTATCGATGTCGATCTCACGGTATCGGGCCCGACGGTGCGCGCCCGCGTCACGCAGATTTTCCGCAACCCGACGCAAGACTGGGTCGAGGCCGTCTACGTCTATCCGCTGCCCTCGGGCGGTGCGGTCGATACGCTGAAGATGGTGATCGGCGATCGCGTCGTGGTCGGCGACATCAAGGAACGGCAACAGGCAAAAATCATCTACGACCAGGCGAAGCAGAACGGGCAGAAGGCGGCGCTGACCGAACAGGAACGGCCGAACATCTTCACCAATTCGGCCGCCAATATCGGCCCCGGTGAAACCGTGCTGGTGCAGATCGAATATCAGGAACCGGTCCAGCAATCCGGCAACGAGTTCTCGCTGCGGGTGCCGATGGTGGTCGCCCCGCGCTACAATCCCGCACCCGTCGTGCAGAGCGTCGACTTCCGGCCCGATGGCGGCGGCTGGGGTTCGGCCAAATCCGATCCCGTGCCGGATCGCGACCGCATCTCGCCCGAAGTGCTCGACCCAGCGACGAACGCGCCGGTCAATCCAACCCGCATCACCGTGCGGCTGCAGGCGGGCTTCCCCCTCGGTGAAGTCAAGAGCCACCACCACGCAATCAAGACCGAAAAGCCCGACGCCAACACCAGCATTCTGCGCCTTGCCGAAGGTCCGGTGCCGGCCGACCGCGATTTCGAGCTGACCTGGAAGCCGGCGGCCGAGAAGGCGCCGTCGGTTGGATTATTCCGCGAGCGCGTCGGCGACAGCGATTACCTGCTCGCCTTCGTAACGCCACCTTCGGTCGAGCAGGTGCAGCAGAAGCCATTGCCGCGCGAGGTCATCTTCGTGATCGACAATTCCGGCTCGATGGGCGGCGTCTCGATCATCCAGGCCAAGGCGAGCCTCACTTATGCGCTCGGACGCCTGCAGCCCGGCGACCGTTTCAACGTGATCCGGTTCGATCACACCATGGATGTGCTGTTTCCGGCGGCCGTGCCGGCCGACAGGGAGCATATCGGCCGGGCCACCTCCTTTGTCGACGCGCTGCAGGCCAATGGCGGCACCGAAATGGTGCCGGCGATGCGCGCCGCGCTGTCCGACAATGCCGGCGATGCCAGCTACGTCCGGCAGGTCGTGTTCCTGACCGACGGCGCCATCGGCAACGAACAGCAATTGTTCGAAACCATCAATGCGCTGCGTGGCCGCTCGCGCATCTTCATGGTCGGCATCGGTTCGGCGCCGAACACCTATCTGATGACGCGCGCTGCCGAACTCGGCCGCGGCACCTTCACCCATATCGGCTCGGTGGAACAGGTCGAGGAGCGCATGCGCGGGCTGTTCTCCAAACTGGAGAATCCCGCGGTGACCAATCTCACCGCCAAATTTTCCGACGCCACGGCCGATATCACGCCGGTCGCGATCCCCGACGTCTATCGCGACGAGCCGCTGATTCTCGCGGCAAAGCTCGACAAGCTCGCGGGCTCGGTCGAGATCAAGGGCCGCATCGGCGACCGTCCCTGGGTCGTCACCCTTCCGCTGGCGAACGCCGCTGAAGGCAAGGGCCTTTCCAAACTCTGGGCGCGGCGCAAGATCGCAGATGCCGAAGTCGCGCGCACCACGCGGCAGGCGAGCCCGGAAGACGCCGACAAGGCCATTCTGGCGCTGGCGATCGAGCATCAACTCGTCACGCGGCTGACCAGCCTGGTCGCGGTCGACAAGACACCGAGCCGTCCGGAAGGCGCGCAGCTCAAGATCTCGGAACTCCCGATCAACCTGCCGGCGGGTTGGGATTTTGAAAAAGTGTTCGGCGAGCGCCCACGCGCTCCAGTGACGCCGACGGAACGGCGCGCGGATATCGAGCAGGCGCGGGTTCAGATCGCGGCACTGAAACGGGCGCAGCCTGTCGTCACCCAGGCGCCCAGCACGGTCACACTGCCGAGGACGGCCACAGACGCCGAACTGAAGATGATTGCGGGTGTGATCCTGCTCACGGTCAGCCTGATCCTGTTCGTGTTCACTCGACGTCAGATGTCACTGCGTTGA
- a CDS encoding acyl-CoA synthetase, protein MSVRHYDWIAHFGRRTPDKIAAIDLASERRLSYAQFDARISRLATHLRDKFDVKRGDRVAVLALNTTDTLEVQFACFRIGAVFLPLNTRLTVPELQFIVGDASPKVMIHDTDLAEVALTVARLCNVSSALLLGPGGSYEAAIAASKPLDRFEHVTHDDISTIMYTSGTTGQPKGAIITHGMTFWNCVNLGGPAYVSPSTVLLTVLPLFHTGGLNCYTNPVLHAGGTVLIMRAFDPGLALQLISDPSWGITQFFGVPAIYQFMAQHPSFATSDFSRLVIGGVGGAPMPVPLLKVWEERGVALQQGYGMTETSPAVLALDREDAARKAGSSGKPVLHTEVRIVRPDGTDADVGELGELWVKGPNVTPGYWNRPEANASSFTDGWLHTGDATRVDEEGFYYIVDRWKDMYISGGENVYPAEVESVLHQLTAIAEAAVIGIPNEQWGEVGMAIIAVKPGQTLTPAEIHAHCAANLARFKCPRLIEFVDALPRNATGKIHKPTLRQKFNAPKPTDKAAIAS, encoded by the coding sequence TTGTCCGTTCGTCATTACGACTGGATCGCCCATTTCGGCCGCCGTACGCCGGACAAGATCGCGGCCATCGACCTCGCCAGCGAGCGCCGGCTTTCCTACGCACAGTTCGATGCGCGGATCTCGCGGCTTGCAACCCATCTGCGCGACAAATTTGACGTCAAGCGTGGCGACCGGGTCGCGGTGCTGGCGCTGAACACGACCGATACGCTGGAAGTGCAGTTCGCCTGTTTCCGGATCGGCGCGGTATTCCTGCCGCTGAATACGCGCCTCACCGTTCCCGAACTGCAATTCATTGTCGGCGATGCCTCGCCGAAAGTGATGATCCACGACACTGATCTCGCCGAGGTCGCACTCACGGTCGCAAGGCTCTGCAACGTTTCGTCCGCGCTGCTGCTTGGCCCCGGCGGTTCCTACGAAGCGGCGATAGCGGCGTCGAAGCCACTCGACCGCTTTGAGCACGTCACGCATGACGACATCTCGACCATCATGTACACGTCGGGCACGACGGGTCAGCCCAAGGGCGCGATCATCACCCACGGCATGACGTTCTGGAATTGCGTCAACCTCGGCGGCCCCGCCTATGTCTCGCCGTCGACGGTGCTGCTCACCGTGCTGCCGCTGTTTCATACCGGCGGGCTCAATTGCTACACCAACCCGGTGCTGCATGCCGGCGGCACCGTCCTGATCATGCGCGCGTTCGATCCCGGCCTGGCGCTGCAACTGATCAGCGACCCATCCTGGGGCATTACCCAATTCTTCGGCGTGCCCGCGATCTACCAGTTCATGGCGCAGCATCCTTCGTTCGCGACATCCGATTTCAGCCGCCTGGTGATCGGCGGCGTCGGCGGCGCGCCGATGCCGGTACCGCTCCTGAAAGTGTGGGAAGAGCGCGGCGTCGCCCTGCAGCAGGGCTACGGCATGACCGAGACGTCGCCGGCGGTGCTGGCGCTCGACCGCGAGGACGCCGCGCGCAAGGCCGGCTCCTCCGGCAAGCCGGTGCTGCACACGGAAGTGCGGATCGTCCGTCCCGACGGGACCGACGCTGACGTCGGCGAACTCGGCGAACTCTGGGTCAAGGGGCCGAACGTCACGCCGGGCTACTGGAACAGGCCGGAGGCCAACGCGTCGTCATTCACCGATGGCTGGCTGCACACCGGCGACGCCACGCGCGTCGACGAGGAAGGGTTCTACTACATCGTCGACCGCTGGAAGGACATGTACATTTCCGGCGGCGAGAACGTCTATCCGGCCGAAGTCGAGAGCGTGCTGCATCAACTGACAGCTATCGCCGAAGCTGCCGTGATCGGTATCCCGAACGAGCAGTGGGGTGAGGTCGGCATGGCGATTATTGCCGTGAAGCCGGGCCAGACGCTGACGCCTGCGGAAATTCACGCCCATTGCGCGGCCAATCTGGCGCGATTCAAGTGCCCGCGGCTGATCGAATTCGTCGATGCCCTGCCGCGCAATGCGACGGGAAAGATTCACAAGCCGACGCTGCGACAGAAATTCAACGCGCCGAAGCCGACCGACAAAGCGGCCATTGCTTCATGA
- a CDS encoding response regulator transcription factor: MKLVVVTPIRLFGEGLASCFSHCADISLQATVCDLICLRQCLQTREVDIVLIDVTQGIDLDEVRSIASERTDIALVALGLREERGDVVRCGRAGFRGYVDRNASIEGLCQALSDVSSGRLACSAEISGGLLRALFGIERTAHSMELGEALTRREGEVLQLIGQGLSNKEIARHLRLSLATVKHHVHHILQKLKLPRRAQAMRRVRETPWIASSAPSLVRHQDFD; encoded by the coding sequence ATGAAGCTCGTAGTCGTCACGCCTATTAGGCTGTTCGGCGAGGGTCTTGCCTCCTGCTTCTCGCACTGCGCGGACATCTCCTTACAAGCGACCGTCTGCGATCTGATTTGCCTGCGACAATGCCTTCAGACCAGGGAGGTAGATATTGTCCTGATCGACGTCACGCAGGGCATTGATCTTGATGAGGTTCGCTCGATTGCGTCCGAACGTACCGACATTGCCTTGGTCGCGCTCGGTCTCCGCGAAGAACGGGGAGATGTGGTCCGCTGCGGTCGAGCGGGGTTCCGCGGTTATGTGGACAGAAATGCTTCGATCGAGGGACTCTGCCAGGCCCTTTCTGACGTTTCCTCGGGGCGACTGGCGTGCAGCGCCGAGATATCTGGCGGATTGTTGCGCGCGCTGTTTGGCATCGAACGCACCGCCCATTCGATGGAACTCGGCGAAGCGCTAACCCGCCGCGAGGGAGAGGTCCTCCAATTGATCGGACAAGGCCTGTCGAACAAGGAGATTGCACGCCATCTGCGCTTGAGCCTCGCGACGGTAAAGCACCACGTTCACCACATTCTTCAGAAGCTCAAGCTGCCGCGCCGCGCCCAGGCGATGCGCCGCGTGCGCGAGACGCCGTGGATTGCATCGTCTGCGCCGTCGTTGGTCCGGCATCAGGATTTCGACTAG
- a CDS encoding cold-shock protein yields the protein MATGTVKWFNATKGFGFIQPDDGSTDVFVHISAVERAGLSSLNEGQKISFEAKKDPMRGKTSAENLRVD from the coding sequence ATGGCTACCGGAACAGTTAAGTGGTTCAACGCGACCAAGGGTTTTGGCTTCATTCAGCCCGATGATGGCAGCACCGACGTTTTCGTCCACATCAGTGCCGTCGAACGCGCGGGCCTGAGCTCGCTCAACGAAGGTCAGAAGATCTCGTTCGAAGCGAAGAAGGATCCGATGCGCGGCAAGACCAGCGCCGAGAACCTTCGCGTCGACTAA